A stretch of Lathyrus oleraceus cultivar Zhongwan6 chromosome 6, CAAS_Psat_ZW6_1.0, whole genome shotgun sequence DNA encodes these proteins:
- the LOC127094213 gene encoding uncharacterized protein LOC127094213, with product MADGRRGRGRPRTQNSDSEPLSGSEGFQWPQFMQQMQQQQNQFMQQMMQQWNGGLHPQGVPQVVAGGSFRDFFRMNPLEFHGGLNLVKAQEWITDMERIFQIVHCSEENKVVFASHLMKGPVVRWWESSSTLMTNQGIPRDWEHFKTVFLDKYFPSSLRTQKEFEFQQLRQGAMSVAAYAEKFEDMAAYSRQVAYALDERWKIDQFLFGLRGEISHSVSQREFSSYAELLRQCYVAENSLKKVQEERDQYRSGQSDQGRPGNQFRPRSQTFKGKQVQHARPNQPPQCQACKKYHFGRCAVSGIRCFTCQREGHLSRECPQNKNEMQGRSIGRVYTLDARKAKRNNALIASTCLVNNHPCFVLFDCGATHSFVSIRCMKRLGLQAIPLSPPMVVTTAMDDVVETSLICENCSLSVNGRVFHIDLICLPLKKVDVVLGMDWLSANSVFIGWEENLIIIPSSEATPKDVLTTILEGTVRMVNFLFENEKSVLLALTKESSDNLNVTQIPVVCEFPEVFPEDVSSPPLEREVEFSIDLVPGTAPISISSYRMAPLELRELKNQLEELLTKHFIRPSVSPWGAPVLLVKKKDGSMLLCIDYRQLNKVAIKNKYPLPRIDDLLDQLEGACVFSKIDLRSGYHQIRGKSSDVPKTAFRTRYGHYEFLVMPFGVTNATTVFMDYMNRIFQPYLDQLVVIFIDDILIYSRTPQEHGEHLRIVLSVLQEKQ from the coding sequence ATGGCTGACGGACGCAGAGGTCGTGGTAGACCCAGAACCCAGAATTCGGACTCTGAACCGCTAAGTGGTAGTGAAGGTTTTCAATGGCCTCAGTTTATGCaacaaatgcaacaacaacagaaTCAATTCATGCAACAGATGATGCAGCAGTGGAATGGTGGTTTGCATCCTCAGGGAGTTCCACAAGTAGTTGCAGGTGGTAGTTTCCGAGATTTCTTCCGCATGAATCCTCTAGAATTCCATGGTGGGCTGAATCTTGTGAAGGCTCAGGAGTGGATAACTGACATGGAAAGGATTTTTCAGATAGTGCATTGTAGTGAAGAAAATAAGGTTGTGTTTGCCTCTCACCTGATGAAGGGTCCAGTTGTAAGATGGTGGGAGAGTTCTTCGACTCTTATGACCAATCAAGGAATACCTAGAGATTGGGAGCATTTTAAGACTGTTTTCTTGGATAAGTATTTTCCTAGTTCTTTGAGGACTCAGAaagagtttgaatttcaacaGCTCAGGCAGGGAGCTATGTCAGTAGCTGCGTATGCTGAAAAGTTCGAAGATATGGCTGCGTATTCTAGACAAGTCGCGTACGCTCTTGATGAGAGGTGGAAGATTGATCAGTTTCTTTTTGGTCTGAGGGGTGAAATTTCTCATAGTGTTTCTCAAAGGGAATTCAGTTCTTATGCTGAACTATTAAGACAATGTTATGTGGCTGAGAACAGTTTGAAGAAGGTTCAGGAAGAAAGGGATCAGTACAGGAGTGGGCAGAGTGACCAAGGAAGGCCAGGAAACCAGTTCAGGCCTAGATCTCAGACTTTCAAGGGGAAACAGGTGCAACATGCAAGACCTAACCAACCTCCTCAATGTCAGGCATGTAAGAAGTATCACTTTGGAAGATGTGCTGTGAGTGGAATTAGGTGTTTTACTTGTCAGAGGGAGGGACACTTGTCTAGGGAATGCCCTCAGAATAAGAATGAGATGCAGGGGAGGAGTATCGGTCGAGTTTATACCTTGGATGCAAGAAAGGCTAAGAGAAACAATGCCTTAATTGCTAGTACGTGCCTCGTCAATAATCATCCTTGTTTTGTATTATTTGATTGTGGGGCGACACACTCTTTTGTATCAATTCGGTGCATGAAGCGTCTTGGCTTGCAAGCAATTCCTTTGTCTCCTCCTATGGTGGTTACTACCGCCATGGATGATGTGGTTGAGACATcgttgatttgtgaaaattgttcgCTCTCGGTAAATGGTAGAGTTTTTCATATTGATCTTATTTGTTTACCACTTAAGAAGGTTGATGTGGTTTTGGGGATGGATTGGCTTTCTGCCAACTCGGTGTTTATTGGTTGGGAAGAGAATTTGATTATCATTCCATCTAGTGAAGCTACTCCAAAGGATGTGTTAACTACAATCTTGGAAGGTACGGTTCGCATGGTTAATTTCTTGTTTGAGAATGAAAAGTCAGTTCTCTTGGCTCTTACTAAGGAATCTAGCGATAATCTGAATGTTACACAAATCCCTGTTGTTTGTGAATTTCCTGAAGTTTTTCCTGAGGATGTCTCCTCTCCTCCTCTTGAAAGGGAAGTGGAATTCTctattgatctggtacctggGACGGCTCCAATCTCCATCTCTTCGTATCGCATGGCGCCACTAGAGTTGAGAGAGTTGAAGAATCAATTGGAAGAGTTGTTGACCAAGCATTTTATCCGACCGAGTGTCTCACcatggggagctccagtgttaCTAGTAAAGAAGAAGGACGGTAGTATGCTATTGTGTATTGATTATCGTCAATTGAATAAAGTTGCCATCAAGAACAAGTACCCTCTGCCTCGGATAGACGATTTGTTAGATCAGTTGGAAGGAGCCTGCGTGTTCTCGAAGATTGATCTGCGATCGGGCTATCATCAAATAAGAGGTAAGAGTTCGGATGTGCCGAAGACCGCGTTTAGAACCCGATATGGCCATTATGAGTTCCTTGTAATGCCGTTTGGTGTAACGAATGCCACAACTGTTTTCATGGACTATATGAATCGGATATTCCAACCCTACTTGGACCAGCTCGTGGTGATCTTTATTGATGACATTCTTATTTATTCTCGTACTCCTCAAGAGCACGGAGAACACTTAAGGATTGTTCTATCAGTACTGCAAGAGAAACAATAG